The following are encoded together in the Apodemus sylvaticus chromosome 11, mApoSyl1.1, whole genome shotgun sequence genome:
- the Dr1 gene encoding protein Dr1 isoform X2 — MASSSGNDDDLTIPRAAINKMIKETLPNVRVANDARELVVNCCTEFIHLISSEANEICNKSEKKTISPEHVIQALESLGFGSYISEVKEVLQECKTVALKRRKASSRLENLGIPEEELLRQQQELFAKVKEIMKSETTYGETTVLFKYICFAI; from the exons ATGGCTTCCTCGTCTGGCAATGATGATGATCTCACTATCCCCAGAGCTGCTATAAATAAGATGATCAAAGAGACTCTCCCTAATGTCCGGGTGGCCAACGATGCCCGAGAGCTGGTAGTGAACTGCTGCACTGAATTCATTCACCTTATATCTTCTGAAGCCAACGAGATTTGTAACaagtcagaaaagaaaacaatttcgcCAGAGCATGTCATACAAG CATTAGAAAGTTTGGGCTTTGGCTCTTACATCAGTGAAGTAAAAGAAGTCTTACAAGAATGCAAGACAGtagcattaaaaagaagaaaggccaGTTCTCGTTTGGAAAACCTTGGCATTCCTGAAGAAGAATTATTGAGACAGCAACAGGAATTATTTGCAAAA GTAAAAGAAATCATGAAAAGTGAAACTACATATGGGGAGACCACTGTACTGTTCAAGTACATCTGCTTTGCTATCTGA
- the Dr1 gene encoding protein Dr1 isoform X3 → MASSSGNDDDLTIPRAAINKMIKETLPNVRVANDARELVVNCCTEFIHLISSEANEICNKSEKKTISPEHVIQALESLGFGSYISEVKEVLQECKTVALKRRKASSRLENLGIPEEELLRQQQELFAKNQPEPVPSWVWVPTG, encoded by the exons ATGGCTTCCTCGTCTGGCAATGATGATGATCTCACTATCCCCAGAGCTGCTATAAATAAGATGATCAAAGAGACTCTCCCTAATGTCCGGGTGGCCAACGATGCCCGAGAGCTGGTAGTGAACTGCTGCACTGAATTCATTCACCTTATATCTTCTGAAGCCAACGAGATTTGTAACaagtcagaaaagaaaacaatttcgcCAGAGCATGTCATACAAG CATTAGAAAGTTTGGGCTTTGGCTCTTACATCAGTGAAGTAAAAGAAGTCTTACAAGAATGCAAGACAGtagcattaaaaagaagaaaggccaGTTCTCGTTTGGAAAACCTTGGCATTCCTGAAGAAGAATTATTGAGACAGCAACAGGAATTATTTGCAAAA AACCAGCCTGAACCTGTACCCTCTTGGGTGTGGGTCCCCACAG